The window AAGGGTCCCACTGAGATTGTTTCTGCCAGTGCTGAGGAATGTCAACTTGGAGCAATTACCAAGCCCTGGAGGGATGCCTCCACTGAATTGGTTATTACTAAGTTCAAGCAAAGCAAAGGATGGTGCACTGACACAGAACGAAGTTGGTATATTCCCAGTAAAGCTGTTGGTGCTGGCATTGATCGCGACAAGACTCTTCATCACCTGCCATGTGGTTGATGGAAAAATTCCTGTAAACAAGTTGCTTGATATGTTCAGTACCTGCAGAGGCCGGTCAGGGGTTGAAGATGGCAGGTCACTCATGCCTCCTGTCATGTAGTTAAAACTGACATCAAGGACCACGATGCTGCTTGATGACACCAGTTCCAGCGGTAAGCCACCGGACAGcaagttgtgggacaagttgagGCGCATCAGACCTGTGAGATTGCCAAGGGAAGGTGAGATGACCCCTTCAAGGCCTCTAGAAGCCAGAAACACATCAGTAACCATCCTGTTTGGGTTGCAGGTGATCCCTTCCCATGCGCAGCAGTCCGTGCCATTCTTCCATGACATGCCCAGGCCACCATCCTTCGAGAGCCCAGTGAGAAACTGGATGAGTGAGTTCCTCTCTTGCTCGGTGCAAGAACTGGTGGGAGAGGCCAAGAAGAGCAGCAGCACAAGAGCATGGCCAAGGTAAGTCATGTGAAATCTGTTTTTGTGGTTCTTGTTGGAAAAATGGAGGGGCTGCATAGTTTTCTCCATAGGCTAGCATCGGAGCCAATAGTCTGATGAAGAAGGAACATGATAGGAAGGGAACAAACAGTTGCCATCTCTTCTTTGTTTGATCATTCAAGTCATAGTCACCAAATTTATGAGTCAGGATTAAGATCTTATTGACTAATTGCAGCATCGCTTTCTAAGTTAACTATTCCCCACCCGCCACTACAGTTTATTGGTAAGTCTGACTTCCACGCACAATAATTCGATAGTACTTGTAGCAGCCATCCACTGATTCAGCTATTATTGAACTGTTTTTATCATGACCTAATTTATTTGATCTGACTTCTACCAGCTTCATCACGTCAATTTTTCGCTGTTTTAACAATGACAAAACTGAACAGAATATTTATCCTTTTTTGATGGGCAGGAAAAacacatccttttttttttggcgaaaAGAAGGGACCTCACAGATTTGCAAGATCGGATTGGTGAGGTACATGACAAACAACAtcattcagaaaaagaaaaggagcacATGTTTTGAAGCAGTCATCGATGTCAAGATCCACATGTGTACGGGCATGGAAAGAACGGATTAATGGAGGAAATATTTCCCAGGGCTCTCTCGTTGACCCTGAGGCGTTTACTTTTCTTGCCGTTGTCAGCATCAAAGCTTTGGTTTTGGTTAACATCTAAGTTGCAAATGGCAATTGGTTTACGATGGTTTTGGCCTTTGGACTGCGACTCTTGAAGTCTAGATTAGCAGCAATGCTGGACCAGACTGCAGCATCATTAGAGGGGCTGAGAATCGATTAGTCAGGTTAATGGCAGTGTTCATGTGATCATTAGCTGGTATTTCAGTAACCAGCAAAAAGATTGCTTGCATTTGTCTTTTCCTTTGGCAGATAAGGAGTACTTCTGATGTTGATAGAATATGCTGTTTCTATGGCTATGATAATGTCTGTCAAATACAAATGCAGAAGGGCACAAGTGGCTATCATTAAAAATCAAAGTTACAAGGAGTTAAAAATAAGTTTCAGGAAAATGAAGGCGGCAGCAAGAATTGACCGTACTCTTTTCATTTTTatctagtacttcctccgttttataatgtaagggTTTCTAACATTAACCACATtcgtatagatgttaatgaatctaaacacatatatttatatgaatgtgggtaatactagaaagtattacattatgaaacggagggagtgtaAATTTTGTCTGTAACTATCAGTATGTTCttttgccgggtcggccgaACGAGGCAGACCAAATTTCATTATGGTAAAGGAGAATGTAAAGAACTATAAGCATATTCCAGCATGTCAGGTAATGACCAAACAAGAAAAATGCTTGTATGGAAGATATTATATCAGCTTTTGGTCCGTCACTTTCACAGATCGGTTTAGATACACAGTCCCATCACTATGTGTTAAGTTCTCTCTTTTCTCTAAGAAAATGTGCCAATATGGCTGTGTGCATCCGTTTTGAATGTAGATCCGagttttaattcattttttaaaaaaataaatgtctGGACAGCATGATAGCAAAATCGAAAAGAAAACGAGACAATAAAAATTAAAGGAAAAGGCTAATGGGCTCACAATTCCTGGCCAACTTTATTGTTACAGTTGATTAGTCGAtcgtaaaatagaaaacataattAGCATATAGGGCTTAGTGCCATACCAAAACATTAGTAATCAATACTTTGGGCTCTGATAGCTGCAGTCAGCAAACCAAGCCTCCTGTTGCAACTACAGAAAATTAGCGCGCGTTAGGTTGGTTGGCTGCAGTTGCACTGCTACAGCCAACAATACCGATCAACCTCTTGGTAGGGTAAAATTCTTAGTAATGTGTTTGGATTGATACCAATTAAGAGTCAAATTTTATGTTATGGTGAAGAAAGTTTTATAACTATACCAAATTAAGCATGTGCATTACTATCTATtcggcttcaaaccaaaccATCATATTTACTATTCAAACTAACAAAATATTGGCATCGCACATTTTGGCATCATCCAAAGTGGCCCATAATTAGTTGAATATTAActgttaaaaaataaaaaaagttttatttaataatttaagtaaattatatatataaattttatttttaacaaaacatatcttttaacaatttttaaaaaaacttgctaATGCGTTTTAGAAGTTAGAACAGACCCTAGTATAATTTTTATCCACTCAAGTCATTCAAAGTACGGTGATATGAGTGGGACCTACTACAAGTAACTTGCACTGTGAAGCATGTAGCtcagtgtgtgtgtatatatatatatatgaaaatgattCTATACACATAGGAGTACGTACACCTGCTCCCATCTACCGTCCATCGTAGCAAGCCCCGATAAAGCCCGGATGCACCGAACGGATCCGTTTTCATTTttaacgagaaaaaaaatccgtaATCTCAATTAACCCGTGGTAATCGGAAAACCGGATCGATAAATACCAGCTCATTGGGTGATCTCGATAAATCAGTTATCAGTGGAGAGCTCGATATTCGGAGGGGTTGGCAGCGATGCGACGAGGGCAGGATACATCGTTGATTTGGTGTCCACGGCGAGTCGGAAGCGACGGCGTGATCCAGAgtatcataatatatatatatagggaatCTAAAGCATTAAATATTTTTCCTTATAAAAGGAATCATAATAAGGACTTGAAATTGGTGGAAATGAGCAAGTAGTACTTTCTTCGGATTCCGATCCAGAGTATGTTCCCATTCACTTGTTAAGAAAATGGCTATCAAGAACGAATTAACCCTttattccttttttctttttacatacCCCTCGGGCAAAGAAGAAtaggacaaaaaaaatatggaatgcaataaaaaaaagatctttATTTATTCTTTCCGTAGTTTATCCATATTCATACAAAATTCTTCATGAACTAATACCCAACTCTTTTCGTTTATTAATTGTTATAACGAGTGTTTTATTCCAAGATTAAGTTATTGCTGAACAAAGAAAAAGTACCATTATATTATAAAGGATGAGATGAATTCCGAAGCGTTTTTTATCATTCTAGCAGACAGAATTCCTTTGGTCTAATTTAGgacgtttatatatatatatatatatatatatatatataatctactTGGCATGTGAGGAACGCCAAATATCATGACACTGTGAATGGCCTCATGCCCTCATAGTATCTCTGGGAGTATCTTTGGCTCACTGGACGATGGGCCCAGGACTGGTTATCTGCTTCGATGCTCACCCGTGCAGAATTGCACACGTGTTGCTCCCAAAAATTGGAGTCATCTCCCTCAGCTCCggagacggcgaccggcgagcggcggcggcgtcatggTCCCTCTTCCGAGCAGCAGTACGGACATCGCCGGACAACCGAGGGTAAGGTCAGTTTACTCACTCTCCGCGCGTTCGCCTCTCTGTTCGTTCGTCATGTGAGGATTTCGCTTGCTTTAATGCGCTGCGGGTGTGGGGGTCTAGGGTGTTTCTTTAGGGTTCGTGGTGGGTGGGGGGCGATGCTTGTTGCAAACATGCTCCTCCGATTGATATTCGTCGCAAAACGTTGAACGATTAGACTATTAGAGGTTGTCGTTGCAAACGGGAGTGGGTGAAATGGTTCCTGCCCTAACATTATGCCCTAAAAAGTGATGATGAATTTTGGTGTCTCGATTCATACCCCTGTTAGCCTTTGTTTATGCGCATTCTTGTTTCGGTATTTATACCCTGGCATTCTGGTGAAAATTGTGATGCATCCTTCTAATCCTCTATTGCCacagtttcctttttttttttctttgcacccaATCAAGGAAGAAGCGTCTACTTTTTACACCGTCAAATTGCCGAGTTTGCGTGGTACCTTTGGGAGAGGGCATTTGTGCCCCTGGCCCGTGCAATTTACGAACATGTTATTCTGCAATTTGATTCATATTTGAGGAGTTATTTTTTGAATAATAAATGGGATCCTGAAAACTAACCCACCTCGAATTCAAATTTATTCGAGATACGCAAAGAACATTCTGAGGATGGATGATGTGTGTTCATAACCTCttaggactttttttttcatcatggtATACATTTTACCCTGATAAAGGGAGAAATGAATCTGTCAAAAAGCTGTACAAAGGATTAGACTGGAGTAGTCATTCTTGCAAATTACATGTACTATGTGCACTGGTATACAAGATAATCCTGTATAACTGCATCCTATCTTAAGTTTTGACTGAATTTTGCATCTGCAGTTTGGCGTCTATACTGTCCAAGCAGGAGACTACTTCCTTTATAGTCGGCCTCATGCAGGGATTACAGTTGACACACTTGCAAGCAGTTTCTAGCACCTTCAGCATTTGCTCGTCATATCCTGTCCCTCGCAGTATTGGATCCAGGACCTCAATCTGATTCCCTTCTGATTTCATCTCCTGTACCCACTTGACAAGTTCTTTGGATGAAGACAAGATATGGACAGGTCGTCTTCCTGTGAGCAGCTCAAGCAGGACAACTCCAAAGCTGTAAATATCGCCTTTCAAAGTAGCAACCCATCCTTGTCCATATTCAGGTGGGATGTAGCCCAGAGTACCAACTAGCTCCGTAGTGACATGTGTTTTGTTGGCAAGGATTAATCTTGCTAGCCCGAAATCAGCAACATAAGCTTTAAATTCTTTGTCAAGTAGGATATTGCTGGACTTGATATCACGGTGGATGATATGTGGCTTGCAGGCATCATGGATATAAGAAAGTCCCCGGCCTGCTCCTTGGGCAATTTTGAGCCGCTTCGGCCAGTCAAGAAATGTACTCGCATCATCGTCCCTGTTGTGAAGCCAGTCGTCTAGGCTCCCATTCTCCATATAAGAATATATAAGGAGCCTTGAATTTCCCTGTATGCAGTAACCCCACAGTGGTACAAGATTGTCATGCTGTGCCATAGAAAGTGCTTCAACCTCTGCAGTGAATTCTCTTTCCATCAGGCACATCTCACCAAAAAGCTTCTTGATGGCCAGCTTGGTGCCATCAGGTAAATCGGCCTTGTATACTAGCCCGTAGCCTCCACACCCAATGATATTCTCCTTGTCGAAGTTATTTGTAGCCTTCACAATGTCAGCAAAGGTGAGCTTGTTTTTACCTCCCTTGTTTTGTGATACTATAACTAATGATTGCTCTGAATCAGACTTGTGCGAAGTTGCGTCTACATCTGCATTCTCGCTACTCCTGTTGTTGGTTATACAATCTGTACCCTTTACAGTGGCAAGAAGATATGCCAGAAATAGAAGAACAGCAATTCCTCCAAAGAAGACACCGAATGCAGTTGCAAAAATGGCTTTCTTGTTGTGACTTTTTGTGGAAATGGATGCTGCTTGTTCTGAACGACAACTGCGATGAAGAATATGGCCACATAACTTTGGGTTCTTGTAAAAGCTAGAATTTGTGAATGTACTAAACTGGGCTCCATTTGGAATAGGCCCTTCAAGATCATTACAAGAAACATTAAATGTAGAAAGGAAGTGCAGGTTGTTCAATGCTGATGGGATTGCACCTGTGAGATGGTTGCTAGACAAGTCTAGCACCTGCAAATTTGTCAGGTTGCCGAGCTGCTGTGGAATTTCTCCTGATAAATTATTCGAACTTAAACTGAGGATGTCGAGTGATTTCAACTGACCGATGTCTTGAGGGATCACACCACTGAAGTTATTATTGCTTAGATTCAGCACTTTTGGGAAAGCACTGGTTATCCGGTATTGAAAGCCCGCTGCAGATCTATATATAGGTAGCTCAAATACCCTTGGATCCAAACGGGTGGTATTCTTCTTTGTTATTAGCATTGGCATCTCCATTAAAGAAGCTGGAATCCCCCCTATAAGGCTGTTATTTGATAGGTCTAGATGGAACAGTGACTCTAGTCTTTTGATCCAAGGAGGTATAGATCCACTGAGTCGATTATCTAGCAAAAATAACATCTCCAACTTTTCTAGCTTCGACAGCCATAAAGGTATATTTCCAGACAATGAGCAATTAGCTATGGAAAGAACCTTAAGGTTCTGAAAACCATCAATTGAGTTATCTTCTGGCATGGCTTCGCCATAGAAGTTGGTCCCGATAAGAAGGGTGGTGAGGTTCCTAGAATCCTTGAGGATCCATAGCATGTTTGTGATATTTGTCAAGTTGTTGCAACCAACCGATAAGAAAGTAAGGGACTTCAAATTACTTATTTTTGGCGAAAGCTGACCTTGTAAATTGTTACTAGATAACCGAAGTGCGACCAGATTGGTGCAAGAGTAAATGCTTTCTGGAACTGTACCTTCAAATTTGTTGCCCATGAGATCTAAAGTTTTTAGATTGGACAGGTTGGAGAAGTTCACATTGCTAAGATTGCCGCTGAAGTTGTTTCTCTTGAGGTTAATCGTTATGAGATGTGTGCAGTTGCTCAGGGCTGATGGAAGCTCCCCAGATATGTTATTATCACCCAAATGGAGATCTTGCAGCCTTTTGAGCTGGCCTATAGAGTCTGGAATCCATCCGGTAATGTTATTCCCCTCAAGATCAAGAGTTGACAGATTTCTGAGGTTCACTATGAGTGTACCATTAATTACTCCATTCAACTCATTATTTGGGAAAGAGAGGTACTCCAATGAGGTAGCGTTGAAGAGATCACCCGGGAGATTCCCGCTGAGGTTATTGTGACCAACTTTGAGCACTCTGAGCTTCAAGCAGTTACCAAAACCAGGGGGGATGCTGCCACTAAGATGATTATAACAGAGTGCAAGCGCTGTAAGGGATGCTGAGCTGCTGCAGAAATTACTCGGTATGTGTCCCGTGAAGCTGTTGTTGCTGGCATTCAGCATAACCAGATTCTTCATCATCTCCCATGTGGCAGATGGAAACTGTCCTGTAAACGAGTTGCTCGAGATGTTCAGTACCTGGAGAGGCCGGACCGGGGTGGAAGACGGCAGCTCATGTATCTCTCCCTTGAGGTGGTTGAAGCTGATGTCAAGGACGGTGATGCTGCTGGACGCCATCAACTCCAGCGGCAAGCCACCGGACAGCGAGTTGTGGGACAGGTTGAGGCGCAGCAGGCCGGTGAGGTTGCCAAGGGACGGCGAGATACGCCCCTCAAGGCCCTTGGAAGCCAGCGAGACATCGGTGACCGTCCCATCTGCACTGCAGGTGACCCCTTCCCATTTGCAGCAGTCTGCGGCATTCCGCCATGACACCGCGAGACCGCCATCGTTGGAGAGGCCAGAGAGGAACTGGAGGAGGGAGCTCCTCTCCTGCTCTGTGCATGAGCTGGTGGGAGAGGCCAGAGAGAGCAATAGCAGCAGCGCAAAGGCAAGATTGAACCTAAGGAAATCTATGAAACATCTATTGCTGCACTTCTTGCATGAGGAATGGagttgctgctgcttctgcatgGCCTCCAAGCAAATGGTGCCTACGCCTGATTCTGATTGGATGTGCAAATGAAATGGACCTGATGATGCtttgaggaagaggaggaagaagaaaacaaagcaAGCTGCTTATGTTGCAGTCGTATTCACAATATAGAAAGGAGGATTGGGTCAAGAATAAGGTGTAGTGGCCACACATCCACACTGTTGATGATGTGCACAATTGCCAGTAAGCCACTGCAGGTGCAGCTTCCTGGTTCACACCATATACCAGCACGTTTCAGTTGGAGCTGCCTGccacaaaattttattaaaaatgtcCAAGTGCCCAACCTTTTTGTACAAAAAATTGTTGTCTGCT of the Oryza sativa Japonica Group chromosome 2, ASM3414082v1 genome contains:
- the LOC4328336 gene encoding tyrosine-sulfated glycopeptide receptor 1 codes for the protein MQKQQQLHSSCKKCSNRCFIDFLRFNLAFALLLLLSLASPTSSCTEQERSSLLQFLSGLSNDGGLAVSWRNAADCCKWEGVTCSADGTVTDVSLASKGLEGRISPSLGNLTGLLRLNLSHNSLSGGLPLELMASSSITVLDISFNHLKGEIHELPSSTPVRPLQVLNISSNSFTGQFPSATWEMMKNLVMLNASNNSFTGHIPSNFCSSSASLTALALCYNHLSGSIPPGFGNCLKLRVLKVGHNNLSGNLPGDLFNATSLEYLSFPNNELNGVINGTLIVNLRNLSTLDLEGNNITGWIPDSIGQLKRLQDLHLGDNNISGELPSALSNCTHLITINLKRNNFSGNLSNVNFSNLSNLKTLDLMGNKFEGTVPESIYSCTNLVALRLSSNNLQGQLSPKISNLKSLTFLSVGCNNLTNITNMLWILKDSRNLTTLLIGTNFYGEAMPEDNSIDGFQNLKVLSIANCSLSGNIPLWLSKLEKLEMLFLLDNRLSGSIPPWIKRLESLFHLDLSNNSLIGGIPASLMEMPMLITKKNTTRLDPRVFELPIYRSAAGFQYRITSAFPKVLNLSNNNFSGVIPQDIGQLKSLDILSLSSNNLSGEIPQQLGNLTNLQVLDLSSNHLTGAIPSALNNLHFLSTFNVSCNDLEGPIPNGAQFSTFTNSSFYKNPKLCGHILHRSCRSEQAASISTKSHNKKAIFATAFGVFFGGIAVLLFLAYLLATVKGTDCITNNRSSENADVDATSHKSDSEQSLVIVSQNKGGKNKLTFADIVKATNNFDKENIIGCGGYGLVYKADLPDGTKLAIKKLFGEMCLMEREFTAEVEALSMAQHDNLVPLWGYCIQGNSRLLIYSYMENGSLDDWLHNRDDDASTFLDWPKRLKIAQGAGRGLSYIHDACKPHIIHRDIKSSNILLDKEFKAYVADFGLARLILANKTHVTTELVGTLGYIPPEYGQGWVATLKGDIYSFGVVLLELLTGRRPVHILSSSKELVKWVQEMKSEGNQIEVLDPILRGTGYDEQMLKVLETACKCVNCNPCMRPTIKEVVSCLDSIDAKLQMQNSVKT